A single region of the Oryzias latipes chromosome 21, ASM223467v1 genome encodes:
- the LOC101175278 gene encoding Golgi pH regulator has product MSFLVDSVIMFTSQVLFFGFGWLFFMRQLFKDYEVRQYVVQVVFSVTFAFSCTMFELIIFEILGALSSSSRYFHWKLNLYVILLVLIFVVPFYIGYFVVSNIRLLQRQRLLFACMVWFTFMYFFWKLGDPFPILSPKHGILSIEQLISRVGVIGVTLMALLSGFGAVNCPYTYMSYFLRNVTDGDILALERRLLQTMDMIVSKKKRIAMTRRQMYQRGEDQNKQTGFWGMIKSVTSTQSGSENLSLIQQEVDALEELSRQLFLETVDLQSTKERIEYSKTFQGKYFNFLGYFFSIYCVWKIFMATINIVFDRVGKTDPVTRGIEITVNYLGIQFDVKFWSQHISFILVGIIIVTSIRGLLITLTKFFYAISSSKSSNVIVLVLAQIMGMYFVSSVLLMRMSMPLEYRSIVTEVLGELQFNFYHRWFDVIFLVSALSSILFLYLAHKQAPEKHMAL; this is encoded by the exons ATGTCGTTTCTGGTGGACTCTGTCATCATGTTTACCTCTCAG gtTCTATTCTTTGGGTTCGGTTGGTTGTTTTTTATGCGGCAGCTATTCAAAGACTATGAG GTGCGGCAGTATGTAGTCCAGGTGGTTTTCTCTGtcacatttgcattttcatgCACCATGTTTGAGCTCATTATCTTTGAGATCCTGGGTGCCTTAAGTAGCAG TTCAAGGTATTTCCACTGGAAGCTGAATCTGTATGTGATTCTGCTGGTTTTAATCTTCGTGGTGCCTTTCTACATCGGTTACTTTGTTGTCAGTAACATACGCCTGC TGCAGAGGCAAAGACTTCTATTTGCGTGTATGGTGTGGTTCACTTTCATGTATTTCTTCTGGAAGTTGGGAGACCCGTTCCCCATCTTGAGTCCTAAACATG GGATTCTGTCCATCGAGCAGCTGATCAGTCGTGTGGGAGTCATAGGAGTCACTCTGATGGCGCTGCTGTCGGGGTTTGGTGCCGTCAACTGTCCATACACGTACATGTCCTACTTCCTCAG aaatgtaACAGACGGTGACATCCTCGCTCTGGAGAGGCGGCTGCTCCAAACAATGGACATGATTGTCAGCAAAAAGAAACG AATCGCCATGACGAGGAGGCAGATGTACCAGAGAGGGGAAGACCAGAACAAGCAGACGGGATTCTGGGGGATGATCAAGAGTGTCACCTCTACACAATCGGGCAGTGAAA ATCTCTCTTTGATCCAGCAGGAGGTCGATGCTCTGGAGGAGTTGAGCCGACAACTCTTCCTCGAAACAGTAGACCTTCAATCTACCAAG GAGCGAATCGAATACTCAAAGACATTCCAGGGGAAATACTTCAACTTCCTTggctacttcttttctatttactGTGTTTGGAAAATCTTCATG gctACGATAAATATCGTGTTTGACCGGGTTGGAAAGACCGATCCAGTAACCAGAGGCATTGAAATCACTGTGAACTATTTGGGCATCCAGTTTGAT gttAAGTTTTGGTCTCAACACATCTCTTTCATCTTGGTTGGAATAATAATCGTAACGTCCATTCGAGGCCTGCTCATCACTCTGACTAAG TTCTTTTATGCAATATCAAGCAGCAAGTCCTCCAACGTCATCGTGCTCGTCCTGGCTCAGATAATG GGAATGTACTTTGTATCATCTGTGCTGCTGATGCGCATGAGCATGCCGCTGGAGTATCGCTCCATTGTGACCGAGGTCCTGGGAGAACTGCAGTTCAACTTCTACCACCGCTGGTTTGACGTCATCTTCCTGGTCAGCGCCTTGTCCAGCATCCTCTTCCTTTATCTCGCCCACAAGCAGGCTCCAGAGAAGCACATGGCCCTCTGA